The Vigna unguiculata cultivar IT97K-499-35 chromosome 6, ASM411807v1, whole genome shotgun sequence genome contains a region encoding:
- the LOC114188096 gene encoding gamma conglutin 1-like, whose protein sequence is MASSSLLLPLSLTLLCLLSAPSSAYKSSLTLPVTKDHSTHQYLTTLSYGTPVEAANFVLDLGGSSLWVDCASRAAPSASLATIFHRSVRCLTAKGPEIETHRWLSSLANPVDQDQACQIPAENTITGKRVGEGELVEDLFEPSQQLLFTCAPTLLLNGLATGAKGMVGLDRSRTSFSSQVFHSLGTQRKISLCLSPSSGVLQFGNMAQGSEILRSLTFTPLLTNPDQNHPSINVNSVKINGKKVSFDAPLGGGAQLSTVVPYTTLQTSIYANFESAYLKAASVLNMTRVSPVSPFGLCFSSHGVGSSQVGPNVPVIDLVLQSEMVKWSIYGRNSMVQVSEDVMCLGFVDGGENPRNPIVIGGYQLEDVLVQFDFDTSMVGFSPSLLTKHASCSDFKSGSSAQPISV, encoded by the coding sequence aTGGCTTCCTCTTCCCTCCTTCTCCCGCTCTCTCTCACCCTTCTCTGCCTTCTCTCTGCTCCCTCTTCTGCCTACAAGTCTTCTCTCACCCTCCCCGTTACCAAAGACCACTCCACGCACCAGTACTTAACCACCCTTTCTTATGGCACCCCTGTTGAGGCGGCAAATTTTGTGCTTGATCTCGGTGGCTCCTCCCTCTGGGTTGATTGTGCTTCCCGGGCCGCCCCATCTGCATCTCTCGCCACCATCTTCCACCGCTCAGTTCGCTGCCTCACTGCCAAAGGTCCTGAAATCGAGACCCACAGGTGGCTCTCCAGCCTCGCTAACCCTGTGGATCAAGACCAGGCGTGTCAGATTCCTGCCGAGAACACCATCACTGGGAAAAGGGTCGGCGAGGGAGAGCTTGTGGAAGACCTCTTTGAACCCTCTCAGCAGCTTCTCTTCACCTGCGCACCCACCCTTCTCCTCAACGGTTTGGCCACCGGGGCTAAAGGCATGGTGGGTCTCGACAGATCTCGCACCTCTTTCTCGTCTCAGGTTTTTCACTCCCTCGGAACCCAGAGAAAAATCAGTCTCTGCCTCTCCCCGTCTTCTGGGGTTCTTCAATTTGGGAACATGGCCCAGGGCTCCGAAATCCTCAGATCTCTCACCTTTACCCCTCTGCTCACCAACCCAGACCAGAACCACCCTTCCATCAACGTTAATTCCGTCAAAATCAACGGAAAGAAGGTTTCTTTCGACGCTCCGTTGGGTGGGGGGGCTCAGCTGAGCACGGTGGTGCCCTACACCACGCTCCAGACCTCAATCTACGCTAATTTCGAGAGCGCGTATTTGAAAGCTGCTTCGGTTTTGAACATGACCAGAGTGAGTCCCGTTTCCCCCTTTGGACTCTGTTTTTCGTCCCACGGCGTTGGAAGCTCCCAAGTGGGACCCAACGTGCCGGTCATCGATCTGGTGTTGCAGAGCGAGATGGTTAAGTGGAGTATATACGGGAGAAACTCGATGGTGCAGGTGAGCGAGGATGTTATGTGCCTAGGGTTTGTGGATGGAGGCGAGAACCCTAGAAATCCCATTGTGATTGGAGGGTACCAATTGGAAGATGTGTTGGTTCAGTTTGATTTCGATACTTCAATGGTGGGATTTAGTCCTTCGCTCCTGACGAAGCACGCGAGTTGCTCTGATTTCAAATCTGGATCTTCTGCACAACCGATTTCAGTTTAA